The genomic stretch CTCCCGCTTGGCGTTTATTCAAAACACATTTGGAGCGATACTCGGTGCTCAGGACAGCTATTTACTGCTCCAAGGAATGAAAACGCTAGGAGCAAGATTGCATCAATCATCAAGCACAGCAGAGCGAGTTGCTGGTTTCCTGCTTGCGCATCCACTTGTGGAAAATGTGTATTACCCTGGCTTGCCCAACCATCAGGGGCATGACATACATAAAGGGCAAGCCAGTGGAGATGGTGCCGTATTATCTTTTGTTCTGCCGAGCAGAGAGCATGCAAAGGCATTTGTAGAACAGCTGCAAATTCCAATCTTTGCTGTAAGTCTTGGGGCAGTAGAATCGATTCTATCGTATCCAGCTTCCATGTCGCATGCTGCGATGCCAGAAGCAGAGCGGAAAAAACGAGGCATAACAGATGGACTGCTTCGTTTGTCCGTCGGATTAGAACATGCAGACGATCTGCTGGAAGACCTGCAGCAAGCCTTAGCTGCTGCAGCACAAGTAACAGAGACGATAAAACCATAATGGGAGAGATGAACATGACAACGACAACAAAAACAGCACCATTCAGAGCCGATCACGTAGGAAGCTTACTGCGCCCGGAAAGCCTGCACAAGGCGAGACAGCAGTTTAAAGATGGCGATATCAGCCAGAAAGAACTTCGCGATATCGAAACAACAGAAATTAAGCGGATTGTTGACAAACAAATTGAAGTAGGTCTGGAGCTTGTGACAGACGGGGAATTCCGCAGAAGATTCTGGCATACTGATTTTCTGGAAAATTTGAATGGTATTACAGGGTATGTTCCGGACACCGGATATCTATTTAAAGGTGAAGAAACGGAACGCTACAATATTAAAAACACGGGAAAGATCTCATTTAATCCAGATCATCCATTTATTGAAGATTACAAAGTCCTTCACGAAATTGTAGACGGACGTGCAGTTGCAAAGCAGACCATTCCTAGTCCGAATCAGCTATTCCATGAAGATATCCGTGATCACAGCGTGTATCCAGATATCGAGGATTTTGCTGCTGATGTGATTCAAGCTTATCGTGATGCAATTCAAGCATTCTATGATGCTGGTGTCCGTTATTTACAGCTGGATGATGTATATATCGCGGGATTATCTTCACCTGATTTAAAACTAAGTGGGGACCATTCCAGGGAATTTCTAATTGATTTAGCGCGCCGTGTTATCAATGGTGTGCTGGAAGGCAAACCAGAAGATTTGGCAGTGACAACACATCTGTGCCGCGGAAACTATCGTTCTACTTACATGTTTGGAGGCAGCTATGATCTTATTGCCAAAGACTTGCTGGCAAAGGAAAAAGTAGATGGTTTCTTCTTAGAGTACGATGATGAGCGTTCTGGCTCGTTTGAACCGCTTGCTTACATTCCAGAAGGTGGAGCAAGGGTTGTTATAGGAGTCGTAACATCCAAGTTTGGTGAATTGGAAGATAAAGAATATGTCATTAAACGTATCGAGGAGGCAGCAAAGTATGTGCCGTTAGATCAAATTTGCCTTAGCCCGCAATGTGGCTTTGCTTCCACACATCATGGCAATAAACTAACAGAAGAACAGCAGTGGGATAAGCTGCGCTTTATTGTGGATGTTGCGAACACTGTTTGGGAAGACAAGTAAGGACAAAAAGACCGTCAATTTTAATTGACGGTCTTTTTCGTGCACGAGGTGACAGGTTAAGCGCAGGAAGCCATGCCAGTACAGATATTATAACATTTGCAATCTCTTAGAAATTTCCATGGAAGAAAAGATACAATTATCCTAGTATAATAGTCGGTTTTTAAGAAAGCGGTTGCGATTTGCACTTAACGGGAGCTAAAATGGAAAATGTTGAGATTATTTAAACTTTTTAAACTAAGAAGGTGACAATGTGCAGAATTGGATTTTCTGGGACGACGGTGATCATTCCCCTGCCTTTAACATGGCAGCTGATGACATGCTGATGCAATGGCACCGAGAGGGACAGATCGCCCCGGTATTGCGTTTTTATGGGTGGAAGCCTGGTGGTTTTTCGATTGGCTATTTTCAAAAGACGAATAAGAGGTTCGATTTGGACGAAATTCAAAGGCGAGGATTTGAATTGGTGCGTCGTCCAACTGGCGGACAGGCTGTTCTGCACCATAACGAACTAACGTATAGCATGATAGTTTCAGAAGACTATCCTGGTATGCCATCGACTATTAAAGAAGCATACAAGGTATTATCAGAAGGACTGCTGCTTGGATTTGCAAATCTTGGTATCAGAGCAGATTTTGCTATACCGGTTGATTCCAAGCCAAAAGGTACAGCGAATTGTTTTGAGGAAGCTTCTTGGTATGAAATCAATGTCGATGGAAGAAAAACGGCCGGCAGTGCGCAGACACGGCAGAGAGGTGTCATTCTCCAGCATGGATCAATTCCAATTTGGCTTGATCTGGAGGATTTATTGGAATTATTTATCTATCCGAATGAACGAGTGAAAGAACGTACGTACAAAAGTTTCGCCAAAAAGGCAGCCAGTTTGCAGGAATTTATTCCGCCCGAAACGACCATTGAAGATATACGCGCTGCGTTCTTAGACGGTTTTCAAAAAGGGCTGGGTGTAACGTTTGAAAGATTGGAGTTATCAGCAGATCAACTAGAAGTAATTGAACAGCTAGCGAAGGAAAAATACCAGAATCACGAATACTTATATGCACGTTAAGGAGGAACGGAAATGGTAAAAAAAACAATGGCAGAGCGGCGGGAAGGCATGCTCCGCAAACCGGAATGGCTGAAAATTGATTTCAATACGAACGAAGATTATATGGATCTAAAGAAAATGATGCGGGAAATGAATTTACATACAGTATGTGAAGAAGCCAAATGCCCGAATATTTATGAATGCTGGTCTGTGCGGAAAACGGCAACATTTATGATTCTAGGTTCCATCTGTACAAGAGGCTGTCGATTCTGTGCCGTCACATCTGGCAAACCAACAGAGCTTGATTGGGCTGAGCCGGAGCGAGTTGCTGATTCTGTTGCCAAGATGGGATTGCGTCATGCAGTTGTAACAGCTGTTGCACGTGATGATTTGGAAGATGGCGGATCCGCAGTATTTGCAGAAACGGTACGTGCAATTCACCGTAAAATGCCAAATACAACAGTGGAAGTATTGCCATCTGATATGAAAGGGACATACGAAAGCATTAAAACATTGATGGACAGCAAGCCGGATATCTTTAACCATAATATTGAAACAGTGCGTCGACTTACGCCGTCCGTTCGCCACCGTGCCACATATGATCGTTCACTTGAATTGCTTGATCGTGTAAAAACAATTGCACCTGATGTGCCGACCAAGTCCAGCATCATGCTCGGTTTAGGTGAGACAAAAGAAGAAATCATTCAAGCGATGGATGATTTGCGGGAACATCGGGTGGATATTATGACAATTGGCCAATACTTACAGCCATCTTTCAAGCACTTGAAAGTTCAGAAATACTATCATCCAGATGAATTCGCGGAACTAAAAGCAATTGCATTGCAAAAAGGCTTCAGCCATTGTGAAGCAGGCCCTATGGTCCGTTCCTCCTATCACGCAGATGAACAAGTAAATCCAGAAGCCAGACAGCGTCAGTTTGGCGGCTGTGCGCAATAAAACAAAAGGAACATGCCTGGTAGGTATGTTCCTTTACTATTGGTACATACGTAATCCCTAAATATAGAGTTGTTTGGTATAACTGAATAAAGCTAACTAACAAACCAAATATTCCAGTCACAAGTGAGGAGGGGTCGTTATGCAGTCGAACCGGGTTGCCATTCTTTTAATACTTTCTATTATTGCTATATCTTTTGCGGCGATCTTCGTGAAGTGGTCTGATGCGCCAGCTTCGATTCTCAGTATGAACCGTATGTACTTGGCTTGCATTTTTCTTTTGCCGGTTGTTTGGGTGAATAGGAAAGAATTTAAGAGAATTGGTAGAAAAGAGGCCGTGTTTTTCGTCTTGGCAGGTGCTTGTTTAGCGGCACATTTTGCACTTTGGTTCAGTTCTTTAAAACTGACAACTGTGGCGAGCTCTACCATCATTCTTTCTCTCCAGCCGATTGTTGCAATGGCTGGGGGATTTATTCTGTATAAAGAGCGAGCGTCAAAAACAGTTGTTTTAACTATTTGTATTTCTATTATAGGTGTTGTGATGGTTGGGTGGGGAGACTTTGGTTTACAATCATCAACCGTTCTGATTGGAGATTTGTTATCTTTCTGCAGTGTTATTGCTGTTGTTGGGTATTTGTTAATCGGTCAAAATAATGTAAAGAAAGTATCGCACTGGATCTACAGCTTTTGTGTCTTCTTGTCAGCAGCTATGTGGCTGAATATCTACAATCTTGCAGCAGGCATTCCAATTCGCGGTTATAATTTTGATGAATGGAAAATCTTTATTTTATTGGCTATTTTCCCGACAATAGCGCATGTCATCTTCAATCTGTTATTAAACTATGTTAATACAACTGCCATATCCATGAGTGTGCTAGGTGAACCTGTGGGCGCCACGCTTCTTGCAGTTTGGCTGTTAGGTGAAAAATTGACTTGGCTTCAGCTTGCAGGCGGGGCGATTGCTTTGATTGGAGTGCTGCTGTTTTTGGTACGGCAGAATAGTGAGTATGATGTGATGAAAGACGAGACATAGTCGAGAGCGGAATGACGTGAGGTAGGATCAAAGAAACTTTATTATATTTGCTGTAAGAGAAAAACCAAACGGTACTGCTTAAATTACAATGCCGTTTTGTTTTTATTTTGTTTAAGTTACATCGTGAATAAGGGTTATCAGCAATGCCTTTTTCTTATAACAATTCTCGCAGACGCCGTATGTCTTTGATTGGGGACAGACCGAACCTTCGGCTGTATTCTCGGCTGAAATGTGATGGACTTTCATACCCTACCTGGAACGCAGCCTCAGCTGCTTCCAGGTTTTCTGTTAAGAGCAATCGGCGTGCTTCCTGAAGACGGAGTTGTTTCTGGTACTGGACGGGACTCATGCCTGTAACTTCCTTAAAATGGCTATAAAACGAGGAAGAGCTCATATTGGCCTCTTTCGCCAATTCGTCTACCTTTAGGGGCTGTATGAATTCCCGGTTCAGCATTTTAAGTACTTTCGCAATTCGCTGCCCGTGACTTCCTGCAAGCGCAAAATGCTTCATGGAATCATTGTAATCTTGCTGCAGAACACGGTAAATGATCTCTCGCTTAATACTGGTTCCAAGTACTGGTATATCCTGCGGGGTTTCTAGCAGCTTGATGAGCCGCAGCACGGCTTCGATAAGCGAGTTGTCTACCTGATTGATGACTAGACCACGACTTGGGGATTTGTCTTGGGTAATTTGAGTTGAGGATTGAAGCACTTCTAAAACTAAATTCATATCAAGCTGTAATCTTACACTTAAATAAGGACTTTCCGGTGAAGCCTTTACTACTTGCCCTGTGATTGGCAGATGAACAGAAGCAGTCAAATAACTGGCCGAATCGTATGTATAGCTTTCATCTCCTAGCATCACCATCTTTGAGCCCTGTGCCACGACACATAGGGAAGGTTCATAAACAGTGTATACAGGATCAGATACTCGAGAAGCTCGAACAAGCTGTAAGCCAGGTATAGATGTGTCATGTGTTCCATCCGCTGTTGCACTTCGCTCTATTGACACTACTAGTTCCTTCATTCTGTGCAATAACAACTCCTCCATTACCATTTAATGTTTTTTTACTCTGGTTCTTCATATTATATTTTTTATTGGAGGATTAGGGAATCATCATGTAGCTTTCGAATACCCCTCATTATCCGGAACAATTCATAATGAAATTGTGGTCAGAAAACTTTGTGGCGGGAGGATGTTTCTGGTTATCGGCTCTATTATTATTAAAGTATCATTCTTGATCAGTGAAAGGAGATAGTGTAATGAAAAATGAACATAGAAATGCTCATCCTTATATCGGCATGTGGGTAACGGCAGACGGTCATATTCGACATGAGTTACTTCCAAACGGACGTTACGATGAAGCCCGCGGTAACCGCAAAAGTGCCTATCAAGGCTGTTATACGATGAAAGGCGATCATATCGAATATGTCGATGATACAGGTTTTACTGCGGACGGGGACTTCATCGACGGGGTACTATACCATGCCGGTATGGTGCTCAAGCGGGAAGAAAACAGGGAAGGGAGCAAGAAATGATGACATTACTTCGTGGGAAAGTGGTTGTGATTACTGGGGCAAGCAGCGGGATTGGTGAAACGGCAGCACGGCTTCTTGCAAGACAAGGAGCTCATCTTGTAATTGGGGCAAGACGAGTGGAGAGACTAGAGGCACTCGCTTCAGATATTCGGGCAGAAGGCGGTATTGTAGCAGTTCAACAGCTTGATGTGACAGATTTGGAACAGATGCAGGAGTTTCTTAACAGAGCACAAAGTCGTTTCGGTCGAGTGGACGCTGTTATCAACAATGCTGGTGTGATGCCGCTCTCTCCGCTGGAAGTTTTGAAGATTGAAGAATGGAACCGAATGATAGATGTCAATATTCGCGGAGTACTGCATGGCATTGCTGCAGGGCTTCCGGTTATGAAAGAACAAGGATTTGGGCATTTCATTAACATAGCATCTATCGGCGCCTATGAAGTGAGTCCTACAGCTGCTGTTTATTGCGCGACTAAATATGCCGTGCGCGCCATATCAGAGGGATTACGACTAGAGACTGCGGGGCAAGGCATCCGCGTGACGCTCGTATCGCCAGGTGTAACAGAATCAGAACTAGCGGAAAGCATTACAGACAACGAGGCAAGAGAAGTTATGAAAGAATATCGGCGTATTGCACTGCCAGCGACGGCGATTGCCCGCGCTATTATATATGCGCTTGAACAGCCAGATAACGTTGATGTAAGCGAACTAGTCATTAAACCGGCCATTTAAGAAAACGAAAGCGGCAGGGTAATAGGCAGGCTTTTTGATTTCATAATTAATACGGCGATAGTTAGAACTCCTTCTCTCTTACGCTCTAGTGAAAACAAAAGTCAAAGGGTTTTCCTCTAAACTAAAAACACCTTTAGTTTTTAAACGGATTGTTATCCGAAATAAAACCTGGAGGTGTTTTTCTATCGGGAAAAGCTAATCCCTAAAAAAGCAATGGAAGGACCAGATTATTAGAAAAAACAGTACATAGCTGGTCTATAAATGCCTTGTTACATTGTTATACTCTTCTCTTGCGTGTTATACCCCATACCTATGTACAATGTACCTATCAAACTTTTCCGACAACGGAAAAAGAGCAGGGGGAGTCAACATGGCAAAAACAGGTACAGATTTAGTCAAACGAGGTATGGCAGAGATGCAAAAAGGTGGCGTCATAATGGATGTCGTAAATGCTGAGCAAGCGAAAATTGCAGAGGAATCTGGTGCAGTAGCGGTTATGGCGCTAGAGCGTGTTCCTTCTGATATTCGTGCTGCTGGTGGTGTTGCGCGGATGGCCGATCCGACAATTGTAGAAGAAGTAGTAAATGCTGTATCTATTCCTGTCATGGCAAAGGCTCGTATCGGGCATATCGTAGAAGCTCGCGTATTGGAATCAATGGGTGTGGATTACATAGATGAAAGTGAAGTACTCACCCCAGCAGATGAACAATATCATTTGAACAAGCGTGATTTCACAGTACCATTCGTATGCGGAAGCCGTGAC from Terribacillus sp. DMT04 encodes the following:
- a CDS encoding DMT family transporter; the protein is MQSNRVAILLILSIIAISFAAIFVKWSDAPASILSMNRMYLACIFLLPVVWVNRKEFKRIGRKEAVFFVLAGACLAAHFALWFSSLKLTTVASSTIILSLQPIVAMAGGFILYKERASKTVVLTICISIIGVVMVGWGDFGLQSSTVLIGDLLSFCSVIAVVGYLLIGQNNVKKVSHWIYSFCVFLSAAMWLNIYNLAAGIPIRGYNFDEWKIFILLAIFPTIAHVIFNLLLNYVNTTAISMSVLGEPVGATLLAVWLLGEKLTWLQLAGGAIALIGVLLFLVRQNSEYDVMKDET
- a CDS encoding SDR family oxidoreductase, which codes for MTLLRGKVVVITGASSGIGETAARLLARQGAHLVIGARRVERLEALASDIRAEGGIVAVQQLDVTDLEQMQEFLNRAQSRFGRVDAVINNAGVMPLSPLEVLKIEEWNRMIDVNIRGVLHGIAAGLPVMKEQGFGHFINIASIGAYEVSPTAAVYCATKYAVRAISEGLRLETAGQGIRVTLVSPGVTESELAESITDNEAREVMKEYRRIALPATAIARAIIYALEQPDNVDVSELVIKPAI
- a CDS encoding Atu4866 domain-containing protein; translated protein: MKNEHRNAHPYIGMWVTADGHIRHELLPNGRYDEARGNRKSAYQGCYTMKGDHIEYVDDTGFTADGDFIDGVLYHAGMVLKREENREGSKK
- a CDS encoding AraC family transcriptional regulator, which translates into the protein MKELVVSIERSATADGTHDTSIPGLQLVRASRVSDPVYTVYEPSLCVVAQGSKMVMLGDESYTYDSASYLTASVHLPITGQVVKASPESPYLSVRLQLDMNLVLEVLQSSTQITQDKSPSRGLVINQVDNSLIEAVLRLIKLLETPQDIPVLGTSIKREIIYRVLQQDYNDSMKHFALAGSHGQRIAKVLKMLNREFIQPLKVDELAKEANMSSSSFYSHFKEVTGMSPVQYQKQLRLQEARRLLLTENLEAAEAAFQVGYESPSHFSREYSRRFGLSPIKDIRRLRELL
- a CDS encoding 5-methyltetrahydropteroyltriglutamate--homocysteine S-methyltransferase, translating into MTTTTKTAPFRADHVGSLLRPESLHKARQQFKDGDISQKELRDIETTEIKRIVDKQIEVGLELVTDGEFRRRFWHTDFLENLNGITGYVPDTGYLFKGEETERYNIKNTGKISFNPDHPFIEDYKVLHEIVDGRAVAKQTIPSPNQLFHEDIRDHSVYPDIEDFAADVIQAYRDAIQAFYDAGVRYLQLDDVYIAGLSSPDLKLSGDHSREFLIDLARRVINGVLEGKPEDLAVTTHLCRGNYRSTYMFGGSYDLIAKDLLAKEKVDGFFLEYDDERSGSFEPLAYIPEGGARVVIGVVTSKFGELEDKEYVIKRIEEAAKYVPLDQICLSPQCGFASTHHGNKLTEEQQWDKLRFIVDVANTVWEDK
- a CDS encoding biotin/lipoate A/B protein ligase family protein, with amino-acid sequence MAADDMLMQWHREGQIAPVLRFYGWKPGGFSIGYFQKTNKRFDLDEIQRRGFELVRRPTGGQAVLHHNELTYSMIVSEDYPGMPSTIKEAYKVLSEGLLLGFANLGIRADFAIPVDSKPKGTANCFEEASWYEINVDGRKTAGSAQTRQRGVILQHGSIPIWLDLEDLLELFIYPNERVKERTYKSFAKKAASLQEFIPPETTIEDIRAAFLDGFQKGLGVTFERLELSADQLEVIEQLAKEKYQNHEYLYAR
- the lipA gene encoding lipoyl synthase, whose amino-acid sequence is MVKKTMAERREGMLRKPEWLKIDFNTNEDYMDLKKMMREMNLHTVCEEAKCPNIYECWSVRKTATFMILGSICTRGCRFCAVTSGKPTELDWAEPERVADSVAKMGLRHAVVTAVARDDLEDGGSAVFAETVRAIHRKMPNTTVEVLPSDMKGTYESIKTLMDSKPDIFNHNIETVRRLTPSVRHRATYDRSLELLDRVKTIAPDVPTKSSIMLGLGETKEEIIQAMDDLREHRVDIMTIGQYLQPSFKHLKVQKYYHPDEFAELKAIALQKGFSHCEAGPMVRSSYHADEQVNPEARQRQFGGCAQ